In a genomic window of Temperatibacter marinus:
- a CDS encoding prepilin peptidase, which produces MPFEIVLVIMLLTIAATALLFAAHQDVKSRVISNQFNVFFLGLSVIILVISYLSNLLSASDLFSHVTTGLILLIICFAGFGLGLMGGGDAKLIPSVAMLAGGHLVPLFLIFTAIAGGLLALMMMTFTRLVGQQSTNLMMNKVPYAVAIAVGGIMIIIRLILNIVTGGSYA; this is translated from the coding sequence ATGCCTTTTGAAATTGTCCTTGTCATTATGTTACTGACCATCGCAGCGACTGCACTCTTATTTGCAGCGCATCAAGATGTCAAAAGCCGTGTGATTAGTAATCAGTTCAATGTCTTTTTTTTAGGGCTGTCAGTTATAATTTTAGTCATTTCTTATCTATCAAATTTATTAAGTGCTTCTGATTTGTTCAGCCATGTAACCACGGGCTTGATTTTATTAATTATTTGTTTTGCTGGCTTTGGATTGGGTTTAATGGGGGGCGGAGATGCGAAACTTATTCCTTCTGTCGCCATGCTTGCAGGAGGCCACCTTGTTCCCTTATTTCTAATCTTTACAGCGATCGCTGGCGGCTTATTGGCTTTAATGATGATGACCTTTACCCGTCTTGTTGGCCAGCAATCCACCAATCTAATGATGAATAAAGTCCCTTATGCAGTCGCTATCGCTGTTGGAGGGATCATGATCATTATTCGTCTCATTTTGAATATCGTGACGGGAGGTAGCTATGCCTAA
- a CDS encoding type II secretion system F family protein, which translates to MEALSTSLGIPLAELLSYVAGLAAAVVLFSIYASGLVSDPMRGRLKGLEERKDALKSGLVTSKKRQSNIKRTDGVSSLRSIAEKLKLLQNEQTQKITQTLAQAGFRSKDSLVIYQFSRLVMPILFGLIAVILFYGVGVMDGWAKFYPLLSVAFVFLGLKAPDIYVSNVKSKRVSAIRMALPDALDLLVVCAEAGLTLDAAMKRVATELAKASPELAEEFQIAAIELGFLPDRRQALINLSERVDVPALRGVVTTLVQSEKYGTPLATSLRVLSAEFRNERLMLAEEKAAKLPATLTVPLILFILPVLFIVLMGPATCQMVDNFINRA; encoded by the coding sequence ATGGAAGCCCTATCAACAAGCCTAGGAATCCCTCTTGCAGAATTGCTCTCTTACGTGGCAGGCTTGGCCGCAGCCGTTGTTCTGTTCTCTATTTACGCCAGTGGCCTTGTCTCGGACCCTATGCGAGGCCGCCTAAAAGGTTTAGAAGAGCGCAAAGACGCGCTTAAATCAGGCTTGGTCACCAGTAAAAAGAGACAATCAAATATTAAAAGAACGGATGGTGTTTCCTCGCTTAGATCGATCGCCGAAAAGTTAAAACTTCTGCAGAATGAGCAAACTCAAAAAATCACCCAAACTCTTGCTCAAGCAGGGTTTAGAAGTAAAGATAGTCTTGTTATCTACCAATTCTCTCGTTTAGTTATGCCCATTTTATTTGGCTTAATCGCCGTGATCTTGTTTTACGGTGTTGGCGTAATGGATGGGTGGGCAAAATTCTATCCTCTCCTATCGGTCGCCTTTGTCTTTCTTGGTCTTAAGGCCCCTGATATTTACGTCTCTAATGTTAAGTCAAAGCGCGTTTCTGCTATACGGATGGCCTTGCCAGATGCACTTGATCTATTAGTGGTCTGTGCTGAAGCAGGTCTAACGCTAGACGCCGCTATGAAACGCGTGGCGACAGAACTTGCAAAGGCATCCCCTGAACTTGCGGAAGAATTTCAAATTGCGGCTATTGAACTTGGATTTTTACCTGATCGCCGACAAGCGCTCATCAATTTATCAGAGCGGGTCGATGTTCCAGCGCTGAGAGGGGTTGTGACGACTTTAGTTCAATCTGAAAAATACGGAACACCTCTTGCTACATCTTTGCGTGTTTTGTCGGCAGAATTTAGAAACGAACGATTGATGCTGGCTGAAGAAAAGGCTGCAAAATTGCCAGCAACACTTACAGTCCCCCTGATTCTTTTTATCCTACCTGTTTTGTTCATTGTTTTGATGGGCCCTGCGACCTGTCAGATGGTGGATAACTTTATCAACAGGGCTTAA
- a CDS encoding DUF418 domain-containing protein yields the protein MSESEAIDNSVIPTQKKDRIASLDVARGVAVLGILACNIWAFGWPIYAWRDMGMMGLENYHRESFIAMMQFLDGTQRGIFSMLFGVGTVLFMERMAKRGIGIEGADIFFRRTVILFVFGLMNAFVFMWFGDILFHYAAVTFIIYGLRNAKLKTLVSIILFIMVFNMGIKSLSYLGRTEAKAGWEEARALQKEGKELTSEQTSKLKEWYRRTDTERTAKRAQDQIDTIRSGFGGTWTTHASWSVKFETTYFYYGFFFDVLIMMFLGIILYRIGLFSRSFSKKKLAALAVILIGLGSAWRFVKVSAIWGTGFGEYDALASAGFAVFEQPTRLILSVGYLSAILFLCRLGRDGIIKKAFAATGQMALTNYLSQSIICAFLFYGFGYGLYGQLYGLDLMTVVGVIWAIQLIWSPLWLKRYRYGPFEWVWRSLTYGQKQPMKR from the coding sequence ATGTCAGAGTCTGAAGCAATCGATAACAGTGTTATTCCAACGCAGAAAAAAGACCGCATCGCATCACTAGATGTCGCACGGGGTGTCGCAGTATTAGGCATTCTAGCCTGTAATATATGGGCCTTCGGATGGCCAATATACGCGTGGCGTGATATGGGCATGATGGGCCTTGAAAATTATCACCGTGAGAGTTTTATTGCGATGATGCAATTCCTTGATGGGACGCAGCGCGGTATCTTCTCCATGCTTTTTGGTGTTGGAACAGTTCTCTTTATGGAGCGTATGGCCAAACGAGGAATAGGTATTGAAGGGGCTGATATTTTTTTTCGCAGAACAGTCATTCTCTTTGTCTTCGGCTTAATGAATGCTTTTGTTTTCATGTGGTTTGGAGATATTCTTTTTCATTATGCTGCCGTCACTTTTATTATTTACGGACTTAGGAATGCGAAACTTAAAACACTCGTCAGTATCATCCTTTTTATCATGGTGTTCAATATGGGCATCAAATCCCTCTCTTATCTAGGAAGAACTGAAGCTAAGGCGGGCTGGGAAGAAGCGAGAGCCTTACAAAAAGAAGGCAAAGAACTGACATCTGAACAAACAAGCAAACTAAAGGAATGGTATCGTCGTACCGATACTGAACGCACGGCAAAAAGAGCGCAAGATCAAATTGATACGATCAGAAGCGGTTTTGGGGGCACTTGGACAACCCATGCGTCTTGGTCTGTAAAATTCGAAACAACATATTTTTATTACGGCTTTTTCTTCGATGTCCTCATCATGATGTTCCTGGGTATTATTCTCTATAGAATAGGTTTATTCAGCAGGAGCTTTTCTAAGAAAAAACTTGCGGCATTAGCGGTTATTCTTATCGGGCTTGGCTCTGCTTGGCGGTTCGTCAAGGTGTCAGCCATCTGGGGAACTGGTTTTGGTGAGTATGACGCCCTAGCTTCTGCTGGATTCGCCGTCTTTGAACAACCGACCCGGCTCATCCTCTCTGTAGGGTATCTTTCCGCAATTCTTTTTCTATGCCGTCTTGGTCGTGATGGCATCATAAAAAAGGCCTTTGCAGCAACAGGCCAAATGGCCCTCACAAATTATCTCAGTCAGTCGATTATTTGCGCCTTTCTCTTTTATGGCTTCGGATATGGACTTTATGGTCAACTCTACGGTTTGGATTTAATGACTGTTGTGGGAGTCATCTGGGCGATCCAACTCATCTGGTCCCCTCTCTGGCTCAAAAGATATAGATATGGTCCCTTTGAGTGGGTATGGCGCAGTCTTACTTATGGCCAAAAACAACCTATGAAACGTTAA
- a CDS encoding type II and III secretion system protein family protein: protein MRCVYRNVLLSMMLGTASVSLNAADKDIGDTTVSPSGANVVQTTGKTISIEMGKGQLIRLSRPADSVFVANPEVADVQVKSARIIYLLGKADGETSFFALDKDDQTIYSAEVQVNRNLGKVRHAIASLVPHADVEITTVGGMILLQGEVDSPEEAASIETIVKGMAGVTSVLNKLNIQQPTQVNLRVRIAEVSRSTLKQLGVRWQSFISGANGLIGVATGSDAFATLADPITGLPLRNFLRSAEGASNYVGSLTTGNLDLNTVIDALDDEGFLTVLAEPNLTAVTGASADFLAGGEFPVPIPNEDGIGIEYRRFGVSLKFKPIVMNSGRINLEVEPEVSDLSNAGAIRVNGISIPSITTRRAKTTVELGSGQSFAIAGLLENETVQSASNLPGLGNIPILGALFKSKKFERNETELLIVVTPYVVRPVSDRKLALPTDGYLAPSDIDHFLNGKRWKTKPSKKAKRRDTQESATLRKRAGFQLK, encoded by the coding sequence ATGCGGTGTGTTTATCGAAATGTTCTCCTTTCAATGATGCTTGGAACTGCATCAGTCTCTCTGAATGCTGCCGACAAGGATATCGGTGACACGACAGTCAGCCCTTCTGGTGCCAATGTTGTACAGACAACAGGAAAAACCATTTCTATTGAAATGGGAAAAGGTCAACTCATTCGCCTCAGCCGTCCAGCAGACTCAGTATTTGTCGCAAATCCTGAAGTTGCAGATGTGCAGGTTAAATCAGCTCGTATCATCTATCTTCTCGGGAAGGCTGACGGCGAAACCAGTTTCTTCGCTTTGGATAAAGATGACCAAACCATTTATAGCGCAGAAGTCCAAGTTAATCGTAATTTAGGCAAGGTACGCCATGCTATCGCCTCGCTGGTACCTCATGCAGATGTGGAAATAACAACCGTTGGTGGGATGATTTTGCTTCAAGGAGAAGTAGATAGTCCAGAGGAAGCCGCGTCTATTGAAACTATCGTTAAAGGCATGGCTGGGGTGACAAGTGTGTTGAATAAGCTCAATATTCAACAACCAACACAGGTTAATTTACGGGTTAGAATTGCTGAAGTATCTCGGTCAACACTCAAACAGTTGGGTGTTCGGTGGCAGTCATTTATTTCTGGTGCTAATGGACTGATAGGGGTTGCCACAGGCAGTGATGCTTTTGCCACTCTTGCTGATCCCATAACAGGGTTGCCCCTTAGGAATTTTCTGCGCTCTGCTGAAGGGGCATCAAACTATGTGGGCAGTCTGACAACGGGTAACTTAGATTTGAACACAGTGATCGATGCTCTTGATGACGAAGGCTTTCTCACAGTCCTTGCAGAACCAAACCTGACAGCTGTGACAGGGGCATCTGCAGATTTCTTAGCAGGGGGTGAATTCCCAGTGCCTATTCCTAACGAAGACGGCATAGGTATTGAATATCGCAGATTTGGTGTTTCTCTTAAGTTTAAACCAATTGTAATGAATAGTGGTCGCATTAACCTTGAAGTTGAACCAGAAGTGAGTGACTTATCAAACGCAGGGGCGATCAGAGTGAATGGAATCTCCATTCCATCAATCACCACTCGCCGTGCAAAAACCACCGTTGAACTGGGAAGCGGACAGTCCTTTGCAATAGCGGGTCTGCTTGAGAATGAAACAGTCCAAAGTGCCTCAAATCTTCCAGGCCTCGGAAATATTCCAATATTGGGTGCTCTATTCAAATCTAAGAAATTTGAGAGGAATGAAACAGAATTATTAATTGTTGTGACGCCGTATGTGGTGCGCCCTGTAAGTGATCGCAAGCTTGCGCTGCCAACAGACGGGTATCTTGCTCCCAGTGATATAGACCACTTCTTGAATGGGAAGCGCTGGAAAACAAAGCCGAGTAAGAAAGCAAAACGTCGGGATACACAAGAGAGCGCAACCCTAAGAAAACGCGCTGGTTTTCAGCTTAAGTAA
- a CDS encoding AAA family ATPase: MSKAKTTVDVTGEREAFAAYVCDDQTKLIIEECAEAESLSPDLVFKGGIASSVRALGAMPCPHILFIDLSETTSPLEDMQALADVCEPDTIVVALGAINDVSFYRDLLTVGVQEYLVKPVSKDMISEAISQSLEMMNQVEEADVEVREVHSRHILCVGVRGGLGTSQLAANLAWMSASQKIDTSLLDLDPFFGIGAMTFDLEPGRGLPDALENPARVDGLFLERAVVKAHPNLAIMAAEAPIGMIPDPTSEAVEKLVNTLGENYGCVIVDVPRTFLATHTDLLTASTDIVLVTDLSLASARDCIRLLSQIKSFAPAADVHIVANRVGAVNEVTQRDFENSIESNLDVLLPEDRKAMIAATQKGKVLVETAPSSKFAQAVKTLFSLIHEEEADSEQNKGWLQKFLGK, encoded by the coding sequence ATGTCAAAGGCAAAAACCACTGTTGATGTAACAGGCGAACGTGAGGCATTTGCTGCCTATGTTTGCGATGATCAAACCAAGCTTATCATTGAAGAATGTGCAGAGGCAGAATCCTTATCGCCTGATCTTGTCTTTAAGGGTGGTATCGCTTCATCGGTAAGAGCTCTCGGCGCAATGCCTTGCCCCCATATACTCTTCATAGACTTAAGTGAGACAACAAGCCCGCTTGAAGATATGCAGGCTTTAGCAGATGTTTGTGAACCGGATACCATTGTGGTCGCACTTGGCGCTATAAATGACGTGAGCTTTTACCGAGATCTGCTGACAGTTGGTGTCCAAGAATATTTGGTAAAGCCAGTCTCGAAAGACATGATATCTGAGGCAATTTCTCAGAGCCTTGAAATGATGAATCAGGTGGAAGAGGCTGATGTTGAAGTCCGTGAAGTGCACTCGCGTCACATTTTGTGTGTCGGAGTTCGGGGGGGATTAGGGACAAGTCAATTAGCGGCTAATCTTGCATGGATGTCGGCTTCTCAAAAAATTGACACATCGCTTTTAGATTTAGATCCTTTTTTTGGCATCGGTGCCATGACCTTTGACCTTGAACCTGGGAGAGGTCTGCCTGATGCTTTAGAAAATCCTGCTCGAGTAGACGGTCTTTTTCTTGAGCGTGCTGTGGTGAAGGCTCATCCTAATTTAGCGATTATGGCAGCTGAAGCGCCGATTGGCATGATCCCAGATCCCACCAGTGAGGCTGTAGAAAAATTGGTGAATACTCTTGGTGAAAATTACGGTTGTGTCATCGTTGATGTACCTCGGACTTTTTTAGCCACACACACGGACTTATTGACGGCGTCCACTGACATTGTTCTTGTTACAGATTTGTCCCTTGCAAGTGCCCGTGATTGTATCCGGTTACTGTCTCAGATAAAGTCTTTTGCCCCAGCCGCAGATGTTCACATTGTCGCGAATAGAGTGGGGGCAGTCAATGAAGTGACTCAAAGGGATTTTGAGAATTCAATAGAATCCAATTTAGATGTCCTTCTCCCAGAAGATAGGAAAGCCATGATTGCGGCAACTCAAAAGGGGAAAGTTCTTGTGGAAACAGCACCTTCGTCAAAATTTGCACAAGCGGTTAAAACATTATTTTCTTTGATTCATGAGGAAGAAGCGGACAGCGAGCAGAATAAAGGTTGGCTGCAAAAATTTCTGGGTAAATAG
- a CDS encoding serine hydrolase domain-containing protein, giving the protein MKSLCKLLVLTLTSLWVFPSALQANDKPIEKIHSPTLTTTDKKLDRITEHFNAYINQGKMAGAISLVTRKGKIIHYEKMGQQNMAQNRPMQDDTIFRIYSMTKPIIGAGLMMLWEDGKFKLDDPVSKYIPEFKNLKVYAGQNDDGSMKTVDMEREMTVRDLLTHTAGLSYGWFSETPVDMLYRSSELLAPHLSTKEFISRLSKIPLLVQPGSRWIYSVSVDVQGYLIEVLSGMPLDQYLREKIFNPLGMKDTGFHVPEANLDRFVEVYTLDKDKGLIPLPAGTIQDFTKKPAFHSGGGGLVSTTFDYLAFAKMILNKGSHKGKKLLSPETVDLMGQNHLPKGVYANPEKTMGFGLGLAVLEGLPADGSKGSNGELNWGGMANTVFWIDPQEDLIAIFMTNMLPFGLLPFREEFKARIYPLN; this is encoded by the coding sequence ATGAAGTCTTTGTGTAAATTACTAGTCTTGACCCTCACATCTTTGTGGGTCTTTCCATCTGCACTTCAGGCGAATGATAAGCCTATAGAGAAAATTCATTCACCCACGCTGACAACAACTGATAAAAAACTAGACAGAATCACTGAACATTTTAATGCCTATATCAACCAAGGTAAAATGGCCGGTGCGATTTCACTTGTGACCCGCAAAGGGAAGATCATTCACTATGAAAAAATGGGCCAGCAGAATATGGCTCAAAACCGCCCCATGCAGGACGATACAATTTTCCGCATTTATTCAATGACGAAACCAATCATTGGCGCTGGCTTGATGATGCTGTGGGAAGATGGCAAGTTTAAACTGGATGATCCCGTCTCAAAATATATTCCCGAGTTTAAAAACCTAAAAGTCTATGCTGGCCAAAATGACGACGGCAGCATGAAGACTGTTGATATGGAACGAGAGATGACCGTCAGAGACCTTTTGACCCATACAGCGGGGCTTTCTTATGGCTGGTTCTCAGAAACCCCTGTGGATATGCTCTATCGCAGCTCCGAATTGCTTGCTCCCCATCTCTCCACAAAAGAATTCATCAGTAGACTGAGTAAAATACCGCTTCTTGTCCAGCCCGGATCTAGATGGATTTATTCAGTGTCTGTTGACGTACAAGGCTACCTGATAGAAGTCCTCTCCGGCATGCCGCTTGATCAATACCTTCGGGAAAAAATATTTAATCCTTTGGGCATGAAAGACACAGGATTTCATGTTCCAGAAGCCAACCTAGATCGTTTTGTTGAGGTCTATACCCTCGACAAAGACAAGGGTCTTATTCCCCTGCCTGCTGGCACGATACAGGATTTCACAAAGAAACCCGCTTTTCATTCTGGCGGTGGCGGGCTTGTCTCGACTACCTTTGATTACCTTGCTTTTGCTAAAATGATCCTCAACAAAGGATCACATAAAGGCAAAAAGCTTCTCAGTCCTGAAACTGTCGATCTAATGGGTCAAAACCACTTGCCAAAAGGGGTTTACGCAAACCCTGAGAAAACAATGGGCTTTGGGCTTGGTCTCGCCGTTCTAGAAGGCTTACCCGCTGATGGTTCAAAAGGCAGCAACGGTGAACTTAATTGGGGTGGCATGGCAAACACTGTCTTTTGGATCGATCCTCAAGAAGACTTAATCGCCATTTTCATGACAAATATGCTCCCCTTTGGCCTTCTTCCCTTCAGAGAAGAGTTCAAGGCAAGAATTTATCCTTTGAACTAG
- the cpaB gene encoding Flp pilus assembly protein CpaB, with protein sequence MNKRAVLLLILALMTIIFVIYMSQSFFKGVEQKAQQKVAEVQLPRILVAKQTLNIGAVTKLKDFIWVSWPDKAVRPDHITEQGFKSKTVVGKVVRHAIVKGAPVSKASLIDSTDRSTTAAILTPGMRAMSVMVNAQTGVAGFAFAGDRVDVILTHVIENEERKRFSISETVMQNVRLLGIDERGLGAGTKVKAAKTATLEVSPKMAEKLTLAARLGTLSLSLRSLEDVSGTPSLTPVGETLSGSWGHDVSRVLQKPDEKKKTNAVSVTRGSKTDVKDLNGGK encoded by the coding sequence ATGAATAAGCGCGCTGTCTTACTATTGATATTAGCATTGATGACTATCATCTTTGTTATTTATATGAGTCAAAGCTTCTTTAAAGGCGTAGAGCAAAAAGCTCAACAAAAGGTCGCTGAGGTTCAACTTCCTCGAATTCTTGTAGCAAAGCAAACTCTTAATATCGGCGCTGTCACTAAATTAAAAGATTTTATTTGGGTGAGTTGGCCTGACAAAGCTGTTCGCCCTGATCATATAACCGAGCAGGGTTTTAAGTCTAAGACAGTAGTCGGCAAGGTTGTTCGACACGCCATTGTAAAAGGTGCACCAGTTTCTAAAGCGAGTTTGATTGATAGCACCGATCGTAGCACAACTGCTGCTATTCTTACTCCTGGAATGAGGGCTATGTCTGTGATGGTCAATGCTCAAACAGGCGTTGCAGGGTTTGCTTTTGCTGGCGATAGAGTAGACGTTATTCTAACACACGTGATTGAGAATGAAGAGAGAAAAAGGTTTTCAATTAGTGAAACCGTCATGCAAAATGTGCGCTTACTCGGCATTGATGAACGGGGACTTGGGGCTGGAACAAAGGTGAAGGCTGCAAAAACAGCAACCCTAGAAGTATCGCCAAAAATGGCAGAAAAGCTAACGCTTGCAGCGCGTCTTGGTACACTCTCTCTCTCGCTTAGATCCCTAGAAGACGTGTCAGGTACCCCTTCCTTAACCCCAGTAGGAGAAACTTTGTCTGGTTCTTGGGGACATGACGTCTCCCGCGTTTTGCAAAAACCGGATGAAAAGAAAAAAACCAACGCTGTCTCTGTTACACGTGGCAGTAAAACTGATGTCAAAGACCTGAATGGAGGTAAGTAA
- a CDS encoding CpaD family pilus assembly lipoprotein — protein sequence MIKSIKLIAIVAAVYGTTACQETSPYTREGDLVKRSTVSMVRVSHDVLAEEDQTSTLSEKSKKELVKFLRETKVRYSDVALLDIGQDVDAQRQQDLMNFLKSKGVKVAGTGIFGKQPAYGGIKLYIERHIVQVPECGNWAESSHTSRTHNQATPNLGCATARNLGLMVANPQDLLRGEKSKRSNTKGAVDAVKGEGNQSSASSSSVPGLNL from the coding sequence ATGATAAAGAGCATTAAATTGATCGCTATAGTTGCCGCAGTCTATGGAACAACTGCATGTCAGGAAACTTCCCCCTATACCCGTGAAGGAGATTTGGTTAAGCGGAGCACAGTCTCTATGGTCCGAGTGTCTCATGATGTGCTTGCAGAAGAAGATCAAACATCTACACTTTCAGAAAAAAGTAAAAAGGAACTTGTAAAATTCCTGAGAGAGACAAAAGTACGATACTCAGATGTTGCTTTGCTAGACATTGGACAAGATGTGGATGCTCAGCGGCAACAAGACCTGATGAATTTTCTTAAGTCTAAAGGCGTGAAAGTTGCCGGAACAGGCATTTTTGGAAAACAGCCAGCATATGGCGGGATCAAATTGTATATTGAGCGCCACATCGTGCAAGTACCAGAATGCGGAAATTGGGCTGAAAGCTCTCATACATCAAGAACTCACAATCAAGCGACACCTAATCTTGGCTGTGCAACGGCAAGAAATCTGGGGTTAATGGTCGCGAACCCACAAGACCTCCTGCGCGGCGAAAAATCCAAGAGATCTAATACAAAGGGCGCTGTTGATGCGGTCAAAGGAGAAGGCAACCAGTCTTCCGCTTCGTCTAGCTCGGTACCTGGATTGAATCTGTAA
- a CDS encoding type II secretion system F family protein codes for MEAVNINVILIAGGLALLILIFGIYLVMETFGGPRKITKDRLTKMKGRFSGSKKENDHARAIRSLKGSGAAENALLSLLPRKEAIEKRLSRAGYATDINRYALVIGGLSLLILMLGLLAGAKFGLAILTAIALGAGLPHMWVGRAINKRREKFIKQFPEALDLMVRGLKSGLPVNECIINVSKEVTAPTGTEFTRVSDEMKLGKTLEDALWEASDRLEINDFKFFVISLSVQRETGGNLGETLENLSKILRSRQGMKLKIRAMSSEAKASAWIVGVLPFLMLGLIMTLNYDYGIILFTHPKAIMAGIGGLLWMALGIFVMKQMINFEV; via the coding sequence ATGGAAGCCGTGAATATTAATGTGATTTTAATTGCTGGAGGTCTTGCTCTTTTAATCCTTATCTTTGGCATATATCTTGTGATGGAAACCTTTGGTGGGCCCCGTAAAATTACAAAAGATCGCCTAACCAAAATGAAGGGCCGCTTCAGCGGGTCTAAAAAAGAAAATGACCATGCCCGTGCAATCCGCAGCTTAAAGGGATCAGGCGCAGCTGAAAATGCACTCCTGTCTTTATTGCCGAGAAAAGAAGCCATAGAAAAACGTTTGTCAAGAGCAGGGTATGCAACGGATATTAATCGCTATGCTCTGGTGATTGGGGGGCTTTCACTTCTTATTTTAATGCTGGGTCTACTTGCAGGGGCGAAATTTGGCTTAGCCATCCTCACTGCCATCGCCTTAGGAGCTGGTCTGCCTCATATGTGGGTGGGGCGTGCCATAAATAAACGCCGCGAGAAATTCATTAAGCAATTTCCTGAGGCCTTAGATCTAATGGTCCGAGGCCTGAAATCTGGCTTGCCAGTGAATGAGTGTATAATAAACGTCTCAAAAGAGGTGACAGCTCCCACGGGGACAGAATTTACAAGAGTTTCCGATGAAATGAAGCTGGGGAAAACGTTAGAGGACGCTCTTTGGGAGGCTTCAGATCGCCTTGAAATTAATGATTTCAAATTCTTTGTGATCTCCTTGTCTGTCCAGCGAGAAACCGGCGGGAATTTGGGGGAGACACTTGAAAATCTCTCTAAAATATTACGATCGCGTCAAGGTATGAAATTGAAAATCAGGGCCATGTCTAGTGAGGCAAAAGCCAGTGCGTGGATTGTTGGAGTGCTGCCTTTCTTAATGCTCGGCCTGATCATGACATTAAACTATGACTACGGTATTATCCTCTTTACGCATCCGAAGGCCATTATGGCAGGAATTGGTGGCCTGTTGTGGATGGCGCTTGGCATATTTGTGATGAAACAAATGATTAATTTTGAGGTGTAA
- a CDS encoding CpaF family protein: MEEEAEEDARFQALLAAKEHIQPLLMEHIDPAAAAELPRHELAEQVGEVVGELLVQEKINLNLKEQRDLVTILLDDMLGLGPLEPLLADDAVSDIMVNGPTQVYVERQGKMVITDVKFRDNQHLMNIAQRIVTAVGRRVDETSPICDARLADGSRVNVIIPPLAIDGASISIRKFSEDKITLDRMLDFGSISPNLAKLLKIAGACRLNIMISGGTGSGKTTMLNALSRMIDKSERVVTIEDAAELQLQQPHVVRLETRPPNLEGKGEVTMRDLVKNALRMRPDRIILGEIRGGEAIDMLQAMNTGHDGSMGTIHANRPREGLTRLENMVNMAGLNLPSKAIREQISSSVDMIVQVQRMRDGGRRTTHVTEVVGMEGDVITTQDLFKYEFTGEDESGKLIGEFKSSGVRPHFLQRAQYFGLDRALMEAMSGL, translated from the coding sequence ATGGAAGAAGAGGCGGAAGAAGATGCACGTTTCCAAGCTCTGTTAGCCGCCAAAGAGCATATTCAGCCCCTATTAATGGAACATATCGATCCTGCAGCTGCCGCAGAATTGCCTCGTCATGAGCTAGCTGAGCAAGTAGGTGAAGTTGTTGGCGAACTCTTGGTTCAAGAAAAGATTAATCTTAACCTAAAGGAACAACGTGATTTAGTAACGATCCTTCTGGATGACATGCTCGGCCTTGGTCCGTTAGAACCCTTGCTCGCAGATGATGCTGTATCGGACATAATGGTGAATGGTCCCACACAAGTTTACGTAGAGCGGCAGGGTAAAATGGTTATCACAGATGTCAAATTTCGCGATAATCAGCATTTGATGAATATTGCCCAGCGGATTGTAACAGCCGTTGGCCGGCGTGTTGATGAAACAAGCCCTATTTGTGACGCCCGTCTTGCAGATGGAAGCCGTGTGAATGTCATCATACCTCCACTAGCTATTGATGGGGCCTCAATTTCCATTCGTAAATTTAGTGAAGATAAAATCACATTAGACCGCATGTTAGATTTTGGTTCCATTTCACCAAATCTTGCCAAATTACTTAAAATTGCAGGAGCATGCCGCCTCAATATTATGATTTCCGGGGGGACCGGGTCAGGAAAAACGACCATGTTGAACGCTTTATCGAGAATGATCGATAAATCTGAACGCGTGGTTACAATCGAAGATGCTGCTGAACTCCAGCTGCAGCAGCCTCATGTAGTCCGCCTTGAAACCCGGCCCCCAAACCTAGAGGGTAAAGGGGAAGTGACCATGCGAGATTTGGTCAAAAACGCTCTGAGAATGCGCCCTGACAGAATTATCCTTGGTGAAATTCGTGGCGGGGAAGCGATTGATATGCTTCAGGCGATGAATACAGGTCATGATGGGTCTATGGGAACAATTCACGCAAATCGTCCCCGTGAAGGCCTGACGCGGTTAGAGAATATGGTGAATATGGCCGGTTTAAATCTGCCGAGTAAAGCCATTAGAGAGCAAATCTCCTCAAGTGTGGATATGATCGTTCAAGTTCAACGTATGCGTGATGGCGGAAGACGAACAACGCATGTGACAGAGGTTGTCGGTATGGAAGGGGATGTAATTACGACCCAAGATCTCTTTAAATATGAATTTACCGGCGAAGATGAAAGTGGAAAGTTAATCGGCGAATTCAAATCTAGCGGTGTACGGCCTCATTTCTTACAGCGAGCCCAATATTTTGGCCTCGATCGTGCGCTCATGGAAGCAATGAGTGGACTATAG